The window ACATAGGGGTCAAGAGGGAGCTGGAATAGCTTCCTCTGATGGAGAAAGTATCATTAGAGAAAAAGGAGAAGGATTAGTAACTGAAGTTTTTAATACAGAAAGAATAGCTAAACTTCCTGGAAATATGTCTATTGGTCATGTTAGATACTCAACAACAGGTGGAGGAGGAATTGAAAATGTTCAACCTATATTAGTTCGTTCTCACACTGGAGACTTTGTAATTGCTCACAATGGAAATATAGTAAATGCAAAAGAATTAAAAATGCAATTAGAAGCAATGGGAAGTATTTTTCACACAACATCAGATAGTGAAATAATAGGACACTTAATTCAGAGAGAAGTTGGGGATTTTCATGAAAAAATACTTAAAGCATTACCTAAATTAGAAGGGGCTTTTTCATTTTTAATAATGAATAACGAAAATCTTTTTGTGATTAGAGATAAAAATGGATTTAGACCTTTATCGATGGGAAAATTAGAGGATGGATATGTGTTTAGTTCTGAAAGTTCAGCTTTTGAAATAGTAGGTGCTGATTACATAAGAGGGTTAAAGCCAGGAGAGGTTTTAAAAGTTTCTAAAGATGAAATAGAGTCGTTTCAGTATACAGACTGTACTCAAGATAAAATGTGTTCTATGGAATACATATATTTTTCAAGACCAGATAGCAGTATAAATGGTTTAAATGTTCATACAAGCAGAAGAAACTGTGGAGCAATACTTGCGAAAGAAAGTCCAGTTGAAGCAGATATAGTTATAGGAGTACCAGACTCATCTTTATCTTCAGCAATGGGGTACTCAGATTTCTCAGGAATTCCTTATGAAATGGGACTTGTAAAGAATAGATATGTGGGTAGAACATTTATAAAGCCAAATCAGCACCAAAGAGAACGTGGAGTAAAGATGAAACTTTCAGCTATGGAAGCTGTTGTTAAAGATAAGAGAGTTGTACTTGTAGACGACTCGATAGTAAGAGGAACAACATCTAAACATATAATAAAATTATTAAAGGATGCAGGAGCAAAAGAGGTTCATATGAGAATAGCATCATCTCCAATAATAAGTCCATGTTTTTATGGAGTGGATACCTCTACATATAATGAATTGATAAGTACAAGATTATCACCAAAAGAATTAGGAGAATATATTGGAGCAGATTCTCTAGCGTTTTTATCAAATGATGGAATGGTAGAAGGATTAGGAAAAAATATATGTTTAGCATGTTTTACTGGAAAATATCCAACTAGTATGTTTAGTTTATTAGAAAATTTAAAGAAATAGGGGTCGATAAAAGTGAGTAATAAATATATGGAAGCTGGAGTTAGCTTAGAAGCTGGATATGAATCAGTTAGAAGAATTAAAAGTCATGTTGAAAGAACTAAAGTAAAAGGGGCAATGAATAGTTTAGGAGCATTTGGTGGAATGTTTGATTTATCAGAACTTGGAATGAAAGAACCAGTTTTAGTTAGTGGAACAGACGGTGTTGGAACAAAATTAATGCTAGCATTTGAAATGGATAAACACGATACAATAGGTCAAGATGTTGTGGCTATGTGTGTAAATGATGTTT of the Cetobacterium sp. NK01 genome contains:
- the purF gene encoding amidophosphoribosyltransferase; this encodes MIKEIEYFLSGKINEECGVFGVFNVEDAAQLTYYGLHSLQHRGQEGAGIASSDGESIIREKGEGLVTEVFNTERIAKLPGNMSIGHVRYSTTGGGGIENVQPILVRSHTGDFVIAHNGNIVNAKELKMQLEAMGSIFHTTSDSEIIGHLIQREVGDFHEKILKALPKLEGAFSFLIMNNENLFVIRDKNGFRPLSMGKLEDGYVFSSESSAFEIVGADYIRGLKPGEVLKVSKDEIESFQYTDCTQDKMCSMEYIYFSRPDSSINGLNVHTSRRNCGAILAKESPVEADIVIGVPDSSLSSAMGYSDFSGIPYEMGLVKNRYVGRTFIKPNQHQRERGVKMKLSAMEAVVKDKRVVLVDDSIVRGTTSKHIIKLLKDAGAKEVHMRIASSPIISPCFYGVDTSTYNELISTRLSPKELGEYIGADSLAFLSNDGMVEGLGKNICLACFTGKYPTSMFSLLENLKK